One Pseudomonas muyukensis DNA segment encodes these proteins:
- a CDS encoding fe2+ zn2+ uptake regulation protein produces MYNPQRALAVAPSPGQPPVAPEERLANEQIRELLRSYGLRTSLIRLKVIDALHAADRNGRSIGVRGVHAQLEQLDIPLSFLSVREVLKRLCSEGVISLGHDKCYSLNPEARAVLEQHSAR; encoded by the coding sequence ATGTACAACCCGCAACGCGCGCTGGCGGTCGCCCCCAGCCCGGGCCAGCCGCCGGTCGCGCCGGAAGAACGCCTGGCCAACGAGCAGATTCGCGAACTGCTGCGCAGCTATGGCCTGCGCACCAGCCTGATTCGCCTCAAGGTCATCGACGCCTTGCACGCCGCCGACCGCAACGGCCGCAGCATTGGCGTGCGCGGCGTCCACGCGCAACTCGAGCAACTGGACATTCCGCTGTCGTTCCTGAGCGTGCGCGAAGTGCTCAAGCGCCTATGCAGCGAAGGCGTGATCAGCCTTGGCCACGACAAATGCTACAGCCTCAACCCCGAGGCCCGCGCCGTGCTCGAACAGCACAGCGCACGCTGA
- the pvdQ gene encoding bifunctional acylase PvdQ, giving the protein MTARPLFHLGLAVALTGACLVAQAREAVGDASAQIRRTSFGVPHILAKDERGLGYGIGYAYAQDNLCLLAGEVLTVNGERSRYFGAEGKTVEQRANLASDVFFTWLNAPAAIDGFLQAQPVAVRDLLEGYASGYNRALAERRSQGLPAECGAGDWLRPITSRDLVKLTRRLLAEGGVGQFAEALVAATPPKLAAQRPPVDYSVALARQASFAAERGSNAVAVGAERSANGRGLLLANPHFPWVGGLRFYQMQLTIPGQLDVMGAALPGLPVVNIGFNRHLAWTHTVDTSKHFTLYRLELDPKDATRYLLDGQSLPLERQTLSVTVKAKDGSLSQVERPVYVSKFGPVVQWPGRLDWDTHAAYSLRDANLDNTRVLQQWYRINRADSLAALTDSVAQLQGIPWVNTLAVDEAGQALYLNQSVVPYVDQALLEQCSNPKAAGPLVVLDGSRSACQWKVDAQAAQPGIFPAHLQPSLARRDFVQHANDSAWMANPAQPLTGFSPLVSRADQPLGMRSRFALQRLQGKGKLGVEELRRMVFDDEVYQASLLKPDLLQWCQGVEADLEAVCDSLQAWDGKADLDSGVGLLHFMNIFAALSEHPETWRVPFDPADPLHTPRGLAVEQAAVGKLLREAALASQAQLAKAGIAADQRWGQIQQAADGTPVPGGPQALGVYNAMVSVPVGPGKRLVVSGSSYLQVVSFTEQGPQAQGLLAFSLSSEQASAHAADQTRAFAAKQLAPIPFTEAQIKADPQYRQYVISERDKGQVVTTQ; this is encoded by the coding sequence GTGACTGCCCGTCCCCTGTTCCACCTTGGCCTTGCCGTCGCGCTGACGGGGGCCTGCCTGGTCGCCCAGGCCCGCGAAGCGGTGGGCGATGCCTCCGCGCAAATCCGCCGGACCAGCTTTGGCGTGCCACATATCCTGGCCAAGGATGAGCGCGGCCTGGGCTACGGCATCGGTTATGCCTATGCCCAGGACAACCTGTGCCTGCTGGCGGGCGAGGTGCTGACGGTCAATGGCGAGCGCTCGCGCTACTTCGGTGCCGAAGGCAAGACCGTCGAGCAGCGGGCAAACCTGGCCAGCGATGTGTTCTTTACCTGGCTCAACGCCCCCGCGGCCATCGATGGTTTTTTGCAGGCGCAACCGGTGGCGGTGCGTGACCTGCTGGAAGGTTACGCCAGCGGCTACAACCGTGCCCTGGCTGAGCGTCGCAGCCAAGGGCTGCCGGCTGAATGCGGGGCGGGCGATTGGCTGCGTCCGATCACCAGTCGCGACCTGGTCAAGTTGACCCGCCGGCTGCTGGCCGAGGGTGGGGTAGGGCAGTTCGCCGAAGCGCTGGTGGCCGCGACCCCACCGAAACTGGCCGCGCAGCGCCCGCCGGTCGACTACAGCGTGGCGCTGGCGCGCCAGGCAAGCTTTGCCGCGGAGCGCGGCAGCAATGCGGTTGCCGTGGGCGCGGAACGTTCGGCCAACGGCCGCGGCCTGCTGCTGGCCAATCCACATTTCCCCTGGGTCGGCGGCCTGCGTTTCTACCAGATGCAACTGACCATCCCTGGCCAGCTGGACGTGATGGGTGCGGCCCTGCCGGGCCTGCCGGTGGTGAATATCGGCTTCAACCGTCACCTGGCCTGGACTCACACCGTCGATACCTCCAAGCACTTCACCCTGTATCGCCTAGAGCTGGACCCGAAGGACGCCACCCGCTACCTGTTGGACGGCCAGTCGCTGCCGCTGGAGCGCCAGACCCTGAGTGTCACGGTCAAGGCCAAGGATGGCAGCCTGAGCCAGGTGGAGCGTCCGGTCTATGTCTCGAAGTTCGGCCCCGTGGTGCAGTGGCCGGGCCGCCTGGACTGGGACACCCACGCGGCCTACAGCCTGCGCGACGCCAACCTGGACAATACCCGGGTGTTGCAGCAGTGGTACCGGATCAACCGTGCCGACAGCCTGGCGGCATTGACCGACTCGGTGGCGCAACTGCAAGGCATCCCATGGGTCAACACCCTGGCGGTGGACGAGGCGGGTCAGGCGCTGTACCTGAACCAGTCGGTGGTGCCCTATGTCGACCAGGCGCTGCTCGAACAATGCAGCAATCCCAAGGCCGCGGGCCCGCTGGTGGTGCTCGACGGCTCACGCAGTGCCTGCCAGTGGAAGGTCGATGCGCAGGCGGCCCAGCCGGGGATCTTCCCCGCGCACCTGCAGCCGAGCCTGGCGCGTCGCGACTTCGTGCAGCATGCCAACGACTCGGCGTGGATGGCCAACCCGGCGCAGCCACTCACCGGTTTCTCGCCGCTGGTCAGTCGCGCCGACCAGCCCCTGGGCATGCGCAGCCGTTTCGCCCTGCAGCGTCTGCAAGGCAAGGGCAAGCTGGGTGTCGAAGAGTTGCGGCGCATGGTGTTCGATGACGAGGTCTACCAGGCCAGCCTGCTCAAACCCGACCTGCTGCAGTGGTGCCAGGGCGTCGAGGCCGATCTTGAGGCGGTGTGCGACAGCCTGCAGGCCTGGGATGGCAAGGCCGACCTGGACAGCGGCGTGGGCCTGCTCCACTTCATGAACATTTTCGCGGCATTGTCGGAGCATCCCGAGACCTGGCGGGTGCCGTTCGATCCGGCCGATCCGCTGCATACCCCGCGCGGCTTGGCGGTGGAGCAGGCGGCGGTCGGCAAGCTGCTGCGCGAGGCCGCCCTGGCGTCCCAGGCGCAGCTCGCCAAGGCCGGTATCGCCGCCGACCAGCGCTGGGGGCAGATCCAGCAGGCCGCCGATGGTACGCCGGTGCCGGGCGGTCCGCAGGCGCTGGGCGTGTACAACGCGATGGTCAGCGTGCCGGTGGGGCCGGGCAAGCGCCTGGTGGTCAGTGGTTCGAGCTATCTGCAGGTGGTCAGCTTCACCGAGCAGGGGCCGCAGGCCCAGGGTTTGCTGGCATTCTCGCTGTCGAGCGAACAGGCTTCGGCACATGCCGCCGACCAGACGCGGGCCTTCGCGGCCAAGCAACTGGCGCCGATTCCGTTCACCGAGGCGCAGATCAAGGCTGATCCGCAGTATCGGCAGTATGTGATCAGCGAGCGGGACAAGGGGCAGGTGGTCACCACCCAGTAA
- a CDS encoding UDP-2,3-diacylglucosamine diphosphatase, whose product MILLISDLHLQEERPDITRAFVDLLEGRARHAKALYILGDFFEAWIGDDAMTPFQQSICQALRRLADSGTAVYLMHGNRDFLIGQAFCEAAGCTLLDDPCVVELGGEPVLLMHGDTLCTRDVGYMKLRRYLRNPLSLWILRHLPLSTRQKLARKLRSESQSQTRMKNTEIVDVTPEEVPKVMAAHGVRTLVHGHTHRPALHKLVVDGQPARRIVLGDWDRRGWALQVDEQGFQLAPFEFA is encoded by the coding sequence GTGATCCTGCTGATCTCCGATCTGCACCTGCAAGAAGAACGCCCGGATATTACCCGGGCGTTTGTTGATCTGCTCGAAGGCCGTGCGCGGCATGCCAAGGCGCTGTACATCCTCGGCGACTTCTTCGAGGCCTGGATCGGCGACGATGCCATGACCCCGTTCCAGCAGTCGATCTGCCAGGCCCTGCGCCGGCTGGCCGACAGCGGCACGGCGGTCTACCTGATGCATGGCAACCGCGACTTTCTCATCGGCCAGGCGTTCTGCGAAGCGGCCGGCTGCACCCTGCTGGACGACCCTTGCGTGGTCGAGCTGGGCGGCGAGCCGGTGCTGCTGATGCATGGCGACACCCTGTGCACCCGCGATGTCGGCTACATGAAGCTGCGTCGCTACCTGCGCAACCCGCTGAGCCTGTGGATCCTGCGGCACCTGCCGCTGTCCACGCGGCAAAAGCTGGCGCGCAAGCTGCGCAGCGAGAGCCAATCACAGACGCGGATGAAGAACACCGAAATCGTCGATGTCACCCCGGAGGAAGTGCCGAAGGTGATGGCGGCGCACGGTGTGCGCACCCTGGTGCATGGCCATACCCACCGCCCGGCGCTGCACAAGCTGGTGGTCGATGGCCAGCCGGCGCGGCGTATCGTGCTGGGTGACTGGGATCGCCGCGGCTGGGCGCTGCAGGTGGATGAACAGGGCTTCCAGCTGGCCCCGTTCGAGTTCGCCTGA
- a CDS encoding peptidylprolyl isomerase encodes MSKVKLSTNHGDIVLQLDAEKAPLTTENFVQYVKEGHYDGTVFHRVIKGFMIQGGGFDANMSQKKTRASIQNEADNGLKNDKYTIAMARTMEPHSASAQFFINASDNGFLNHSGKNVQGWGYAVFGEVIEGKDVVDAIEKVATGSKAGHQDVPKDDVVIEKAEIIE; translated from the coding sequence ATGTCCAAAGTCAAACTGAGCACCAACCACGGCGATATCGTCCTGCAACTGGATGCCGAAAAAGCCCCGCTGACTACCGAGAACTTCGTTCAGTACGTCAAGGAAGGCCACTACGATGGCACCGTGTTCCACCGCGTGATCAAGGGCTTCATGATCCAGGGCGGCGGTTTCGACGCAAACATGAGCCAGAAGAAGACCCGCGCCAGCATCCAGAACGAAGCCGACAACGGCCTGAAGAACGACAAGTACACCATCGCCATGGCCCGTACCATGGAGCCGCACTCGGCCTCGGCGCAGTTCTTCATCAACGCCTCCGACAACGGTTTCCTCAACCACAGCGGCAAGAACGTGCAGGGTTGGGGCTACGCGGTATTCGGTGAAGTGATCGAAGGCAAGGACGTGGTCGACGCCATCGAGAAAGTCGCCACCGGCTCCAAGGCTGGTCACCAGGACGTACCGAAAGACGACGTGGTCATCGAGAAAGCCGAGATCATTGAGTGA
- a CDS encoding glutamine--tRNA ligase/YqeY domain fusion protein translates to MSKPTADNAPNAAAKGAPAVPVNFLRPIVQADLDAGKHQSIVTRFPPEPNGYLHIGHAKSICVNFGLAKEFGGACHLRFDDTNPAKEDQEYIDSIQRDVKWLGFEWAGPVRYASDYFEQLHDWAVELIKSGNAYVCDLTPEQAKEYRGSLTEPGKNSPFRERSVEDNLDLFARMKAGEFKDGERVLRAKIDMASPNMNLRDPILYRIRHAHHHQTGDKWCIYPNYDFTHGQSDAIEGITHSICTLEFESHRPLYDWFLDKLPVPAHPRQYEFSRLNLNYTITSKRKLKQLVDEGHVEAWDDPRMSTLSGYRRRGYTPASIRNFCEMIGTNRSDGVVDMSMLEFSIRDDLDRTAPRAMCVLRPLKVVITNYPEGQVEQLELPRHPKEDMGVRVLPFARELYIDRDDFMEEPPKGYKRLEPAGEVRLRGSYVIRADEAIKDADGNIVELRCSYDPDTLGKNPEGRKVKGVIHWVPAAGSVECEVRLYDRLFRSANPEKTEDGGSFLDNINPDSLQVLSGCRAEPSLAQAQAEDRFQFEREGYFCVDLKDSQPGRPVFNRTVTLRDSWGS, encoded by the coding sequence ATGAGCAAGCCCACTGCCGACAACGCGCCAAACGCCGCTGCCAAAGGCGCCCCCGCCGTCCCTGTGAACTTCCTGCGGCCGATCGTCCAGGCCGACCTGGACGCGGGCAAGCACCAGAGCATCGTCACCCGTTTCCCGCCGGAGCCCAACGGCTACCTGCACATTGGTCATGCCAAGTCGATCTGCGTCAACTTCGGCCTGGCCAAGGAATTCGGCGGTGCCTGCCACCTGCGTTTCGACGACACCAACCCGGCCAAGGAAGACCAGGAGTACATCGACTCCATCCAGCGTGACGTCAAGTGGCTGGGCTTCGAGTGGGCGGGCCCGGTGCGCTATGCCTCGGACTACTTCGAGCAGTTGCACGACTGGGCGGTGGAACTGATCAAGTCGGGCAATGCCTATGTCTGCGACCTGACCCCCGAGCAGGCCAAGGAATACCGCGGCAGCCTGACCGAGCCGGGCAAGAACAGCCCGTTCCGCGAGCGCAGCGTCGAGGACAACCTCGACCTGTTCGCGCGCATGAAGGCCGGCGAGTTCAAGGATGGCGAGCGGGTGCTGCGGGCCAAGATCGACATGGCGTCGCCGAACATGAACCTGCGCGACCCGATCCTGTACCGGATCCGCCATGCCCACCACCACCAGACCGGTGACAAGTGGTGCATCTACCCCAACTACGACTTCACCCACGGCCAGTCGGACGCCATCGAAGGCATCACCCATTCGATCTGCACCCTGGAGTTCGAAAGCCACCGCCCGCTGTACGACTGGTTCCTCGACAAGCTGCCGGTGCCGGCGCACCCGCGCCAGTACGAGTTCAGCCGCCTGAACCTGAACTACACCATCACCTCCAAGCGCAAGCTCAAGCAGCTGGTGGACGAAGGCCACGTCGAGGCCTGGGACGACCCGCGCATGTCGACCCTGTCGGGCTACCGCCGTCGCGGCTACACCCCGGCCTCGATCCGCAACTTCTGCGAGATGATCGGCACCAACCGTTCCGACGGCGTGGTCGACATGTCGATGCTCGAGTTCAGCATCCGCGACGACCTCGACCGTACCGCGCCACGCGCGATGTGCGTGCTGCGCCCGCTGAAGGTGGTCATCACCAACTATCCAGAGGGCCAGGTCGAGCAGCTCGAACTGCCGCGCCACCCGAAAGAGGACATGGGCGTGCGCGTGCTGCCATTCGCCCGCGAGCTGTACATCGACCGTGACGACTTCATGGAAGAGCCGCCAAAAGGCTATAAACGCCTGGAACCGGCCGGTGAAGTGCGCCTGCGCGGCAGCTACGTGATCCGCGCCGACGAGGCGATCAAGGATGCCGACGGCAACATCGTCGAGCTGCGCTGCTCGTACGACCCGGACACCCTGGGCAAGAACCCCGAGGGCCGCAAGGTCAAGGGCGTGATCCACTGGGTGCCGGCCGCTGGCAGCGTCGAGTGCGAGGTGCGCCTGTACGACCGCCTGTTCCGCTCTGCCAACCCGGAGAAGACCGAGGACGGCGGCAGCTTCCTCGACAACATCAACCCGGATTCGCTGCAGGTGCTCAGCGGTTGCCGCGCCGAGCCTTCGCTGGCCCAGGCCCAGGCCGAGGACCGCTTCCAGTTCGAGCGCGAAGGCTATTTCTGCGTCGACCTGAAAGACAGCCAGCCGGGTCGCCCGGTGTTCAACCGCACCGTCACCCTGCGTGACTCCTGGGGCAGCTGA
- the cysS gene encoding cysteine--tRNA ligase, producing MLSIYNTLSKTKEAFKPLDGNKVRMYVCGMTVYDYCHLGHGRSMVAFDLVTRWLRKSGYALTYVRNITDIDDKIINRANENGESFDALTARMIDAMHEDERRLNILPPDQEPRATDHIAGMHAMIQTLIDKGYAYAPGNGDVYYRVGKFAGYGKLSRKKIEDLRIGARIEVDEAKQDPLDFVLWKGVKPGEPYWDSPWGPGRPGWHIECSVMSTCCLGESFDIHGGGSDLEFPHHENEIAQSEAATGKPYANAWMHCGMIRINGEKMSKSLNNFFTIRDVLDKYHPEVVRYLLVASHYRSAINYSEDSLRDAKGALERFYHALRGLPRVAAKGGEAFVERFTVAMNDDFGTPEACAVLFDLVREINRLRDSDPEVAAGLAGRLRELGDVLGVLQLEADDFLRAGAEGKVDAAEVEALIQARLQARSDKNWAESDRIRDQLTAMGVVLEDSKGATTWRLAD from the coding sequence GTGCTTTCGATCTACAACACGCTGAGCAAGACCAAGGAAGCCTTCAAGCCGCTCGATGGCAACAAGGTGCGCATGTATGTGTGCGGCATGACCGTGTACGACTACTGCCACCTTGGCCACGGCCGCAGCATGGTGGCCTTCGACCTGGTCACCCGCTGGCTGCGCAAGAGCGGCTATGCGCTCACCTACGTGCGCAACATCACCGACATCGACGATAAGATCATCAACCGGGCCAATGAGAACGGCGAGTCGTTCGACGCGCTGACCGCCCGCATGATCGATGCGATGCACGAGGACGAGCGGCGCCTGAACATCCTGCCGCCGGACCAGGAGCCGCGTGCCACCGACCACATCGCCGGCATGCATGCGATGATCCAGACCCTGATCGACAAGGGCTACGCCTACGCCCCGGGCAATGGCGACGTGTACTACCGGGTCGGCAAGTTCGCCGGCTACGGCAAGCTGTCGCGCAAGAAGATCGAAGACTTGCGCATCGGTGCCCGCATCGAGGTCGACGAGGCCAAGCAGGATCCGCTGGACTTCGTGCTGTGGAAGGGCGTCAAGCCGGGCGAGCCATACTGGGATTCGCCGTGGGGGCCGGGCCGTCCGGGCTGGCATATCGAGTGCTCGGTGATGTCCACCTGCTGCCTGGGCGAGAGCTTCGACATCCATGGTGGCGGCAGCGACCTGGAGTTCCCGCACCACGAGAACGAGATCGCCCAGAGCGAGGCCGCTACCGGCAAGCCATACGCCAACGCCTGGATGCACTGCGGCATGATTCGCATCAATGGCGAGAAGATGTCCAAGTCGTTGAACAACTTCTTCACCATCCGCGACGTGCTCGACAAGTACCACCCGGAGGTGGTGCGCTACCTGCTGGTGGCCAGCCACTACCGCAGCGCGATCAACTATTCCGAGGACAGCCTGCGTGACGCCAAGGGCGCGCTGGAGCGCTTCTATCACGCCCTGCGTGGCCTGCCGCGGGTAGCGGCGAAGGGCGGCGAGGCGTTCGTCGAGCGCTTTACCGTGGCGATGAACGACGACTTCGGAACCCCGGAAGCCTGCGCTGTGCTGTTCGACCTGGTGCGCGAGATCAACCGCTTGCGCGACAGTGATCCCGAAGTCGCCGCGGGCCTGGCGGGCCGCCTGCGCGAGCTGGGTGATGTGCTGGGTGTGCTGCAGCTGGAGGCCGATGACTTCCTGCGCGCCGGTGCCGAGGGCAAGGTCGATGCCGCCGAAGTGGAGGCGTTGATCCAGGCGCGTCTGCAGGCGCGCAGCGACAAGAACTGGGCCGAGTCCGACCGCATTCGTGACCAGCTGACCGCCATGGGCGTGGTGCTGGAAGACAGCAAGGGTGCCACCACCTGGCGCCTGGCTGACTGA
- a CDS encoding sensor histidine kinase, with protein sequence MPLPNPSKGWSSSTSRLLALYSFLFVAWSSILMGVLYFEVTSYLNKLTRHSMLQRQHLFAHMSGKQLDDALIASQAFEERSFDAYGLFDRQLNPIGGRIRNIPAELGLDGKVHELKRCLDADDPHLPRDSCDAVAIKVQDGRWLVLVRDNGSLFVVTRIILHALLWGISLTLIPGFAGWYLLRRRPLKRIRAIQDQADLIVAGDLTHRLPLSARRDELDMLAAIVNTMLDRIERLMHEVKGVCDNIAHDLRTPLTRLRAQLYRIRQQSPAGSAEGEALDQAIGETDTLMARFRGLLRISELEDRQRRAGFVRLDPQGLLLELHDFYLPLAEDGGIRLQLNQPAQLPALHGDRELLFEALANLVGNAIKFTPEGGQVRIEALENPQGVQISVEDSGPGIPADEREAVLKRFYRSEEGHRHAGFGLGLSIVAAIVDLHGYGLEVGASELGGARLVLHCTKAV encoded by the coding sequence ATGCCATTGCCGAACCCGTCTAAAGGCTGGAGCTCCTCCACCAGCCGCCTGCTGGCGTTGTACAGTTTCCTGTTCGTGGCCTGGAGCAGCATCCTCATGGGGGTGCTGTACTTCGAGGTCACCAGCTACCTGAACAAGCTCACCCGCCACTCCATGCTGCAACGCCAGCACCTGTTCGCCCACATGAGCGGCAAGCAGCTGGACGATGCGCTGATCGCCAGCCAGGCCTTCGAAGAACGCAGCTTCGATGCCTACGGCCTGTTCGATCGCCAGCTCAACCCCATTGGCGGGCGCATCCGCAACATCCCCGCGGAGCTAGGGCTCGATGGCAAGGTCCATGAACTCAAGCGTTGCCTGGACGCCGACGACCCGCATCTGCCCCGCGACAGCTGCGACGCGGTGGCGATCAAGGTCCAGGACGGCCGCTGGCTGGTGCTGGTACGCGACAACGGCTCGTTGTTCGTGGTGACCCGGATCATCCTGCATGCGCTGCTCTGGGGTATCTCGCTGACCCTGATCCCCGGTTTTGCCGGTTGGTACCTGTTGCGCCGCCGACCACTCAAGCGCATCCGTGCCATCCAGGACCAAGCCGACCTGATCGTCGCCGGCGACCTCACCCACCGCCTGCCGCTGTCGGCCCGCCGCGACGAGCTGGACATGCTGGCGGCCATCGTCAACACCATGCTCGACCGCATCGAGCGGCTGATGCACGAGGTCAAGGGGGTGTGCGACAACATCGCCCACGACCTGCGCACGCCCTTGACCCGGCTGCGCGCCCAGCTGTACCGCATTCGCCAGCAGAGCCCGGCCGGCTCCGCCGAAGGCGAGGCGCTGGATCAGGCGATTGGCGAGACCGACACGCTGATGGCGCGTTTTCGCGGGTTATTGCGCATCAGCGAGCTTGAAGACCGGCAGCGACGCGCCGGCTTCGTCCGGCTCGACCCGCAGGGGCTGCTGCTGGAGTTGCACGACTTCTACCTGCCGCTGGCCGAGGACGGAGGCATCCGTTTGCAACTGAATCAGCCCGCGCAGTTGCCGGCGCTGCATGGTGACCGTGAGTTGCTGTTCGAGGCATTGGCCAACCTGGTGGGTAACGCGATCAAGTTCACCCCCGAAGGCGGGCAGGTGCGCATCGAGGCGCTGGAAAACCCCCAGGGCGTGCAGATTTCGGTCGAGGACAGCGGCCCGGGGATTCCGGCGGATGAGCGCGAGGCGGTGCTCAAGCGCTTCTACCGCAGCGAGGAAGGCCACCGTCATGCCGGGTTCGGGCTGGGGTTGTCGATCGTTGCGGCGATCGTCGACCTGCATGGCTATGGATTGGAGGTGGGGGCCAGCGAATTGGGTGGGGCAAGGCTGGTGCTGCACTGCACCAAGGCGGTCTGA
- a CDS encoding response regulator transcription factor — protein sequence MPRVLTIEDDAVTAQEIVAELSSHGLEVDWADNGREGLAKAIAGGYELITLDRMLPEVDGLTIVTTLRNLKIATPILMISALSDVDERVRGLRAGGDDYLTKPFASDEMAARVEVLLRRNSVPMTQTRLQVADLELDLISHEARRGEQSLNLLPTEYKLLEYLMRHSGQVITRMMIFEEVWGYHFDPGTNLIDVHIGRLRKKIDSPGQSPLIRTVRGSGYAIAEPV from the coding sequence ATGCCTCGCGTACTGACCATCGAAGACGACGCCGTCACTGCCCAGGAAATCGTCGCCGAACTGTCCAGCCACGGGCTGGAAGTCGACTGGGCCGACAACGGCCGCGAAGGCCTGGCCAAGGCCATCGCCGGCGGCTACGAGCTGATCACCCTCGACCGCATGCTGCCCGAGGTCGATGGCCTGACCATCGTCACCACCCTGCGCAACCTGAAGATCGCCACGCCAATCCTGATGATCAGCGCCCTGTCGGACGTCGACGAACGCGTCCGTGGCCTGCGCGCCGGTGGCGACGACTACCTGACCAAGCCATTCGCCTCCGACGAAATGGCCGCCCGGGTCGAAGTGCTGCTGCGGCGCAACAGCGTGCCGATGACCCAGACTCGCCTGCAGGTGGCCGACCTGGAGTTGGACCTCATCAGCCACGAGGCGCGTCGGGGCGAGCAGTCGCTGAACCTGCTGCCCACCGAATACAAGCTGCTGGAGTACCTGATGCGCCACTCCGGCCAGGTGATCACCCGGATGATGATCTTCGAGGAGGTCTGGGGCTATCACTTCGACCCCGGCACCAACCTGATCGATGTGCATATCGGCCGCCTGCGCAAGAAGATCGACTCGCCCGGCCAAAGCCCGCTGATCCGTACCGTGCGGGGCTCCGGCTATGCCATTGCCGAACCCGTCTAA